In Caproiciproducens sp. NJN-50, the following are encoded in one genomic region:
- a CDS encoding tRNA1(Val) (adenine(37)-N6)-methyltransferase — protein sequence MERRDVRLRAEEALRTDGKLEPLSSGFYAVTGKNHTFNTDTILLADYSMPRPGETCADFGTGCGTIPLLWCARSAPQRVYAVELQEEACELARSSARFNGLENRIEIVQEDIRLLKDNRSIPRSLDLIACNPPYQPDGSGQHSTQESRRIARHEVACSFSEIAASAGALLRWGGRFFFCLRPARLCDAIPALRTAGLEPKRLRFVQQRADKAPFLFLMQANRGGRPGLSVQPALLVESESGGWSEEMLRIYGDYKEGRT from the coding sequence ATGGAACGCCGGGATGTTCGCCTCCGGGCGGAGGAAGCTCTCCGCACAGACGGGAAGCTGGAGCCACTTTCTTCCGGCTTTTACGCCGTCACCGGAAAAAATCACACCTTTAATACCGACACAATCCTGCTCGCCGATTATTCCATGCCGCGCCCCGGTGAAACCTGCGCCGATTTCGGCACGGGCTGCGGCACGATCCCGCTTTTATGGTGCGCCCGGTCCGCTCCGCAGCGGGTATACGCGGTCGAGCTTCAGGAGGAAGCCTGTGAACTCGCGCGCAGTTCCGCCCGTTTCAACGGGTTGGAGAACCGGATCGAAATCGTGCAGGAGGATATCCGCCTCCTGAAGGACAATCGTTCCATCCCCCGCAGCCTCGATCTGATCGCCTGCAATCCTCCCTACCAGCCGGACGGGTCCGGACAGCACAGCACACAGGAAAGCCGCCGGATCGCGCGGCACGAGGTCGCCTGCAGCTTTTCCGAAATCGCAGCGTCCGCCGGGGCGCTTCTTCGCTGGGGCGGACGCTTTTTTTTCTGTCTTCGGCCCGCGCGCCTCTGCGACGCCATTCCGGCGCTCCGGACGGCCGGGCTGGAACCGAAACGGCTCCGTTTTGTTCAGCAGCGCGCGGACAAGGCCCCTTTCCTGTTTCTGATGCAGGCGAACCGGGGCGGACGGCCCGGCCTTTCGGTGCAGCCGGCGCTGCTGGTCGAGTCGGAAAGCGGCGGCTGGTCCGAAGAGATGCTGAGAATCTACGGAGATTACAAGGAGGGGCGGACATGA
- a CDS encoding LCP family protein: MKRRRRHLLRNISILVLSLLMLTAGVGCVYADSLLNRINFADPQEEEPQSTGSLFETNSGGGTDSANAGLLGGLYHDDAITNILLLGVDNYQKNDTGRSDSMMLVSVDTRHKKIKLTSFMRDLYVAIPGVGSNRLNAAYSMNGGGVKGAQAVVRTLESNFGVDIDRYVIIDNDAFNKIIDRLGGVKITLTAAEAKLVNQYSGDSRRNLKAGTFTLSGAQAHYYSRIRAIGDDFERTERQRKVFSSIVDSLKGSSLPTIYGALADTLNLVTTNMTKSEILAMASNSLTYLNYPISQDRVPANDEYTSETVMLGGTGADVLVPILDKCKKDIASFIFESDIPDKVYNNAG; this comes from the coding sequence GTGAAAAGAAGAAGAAGGCACCTGCTCCGGAATATTTCCATTTTGGTCCTAAGTCTTTTGATGCTTACCGCGGGGGTCGGCTGCGTTTACGCCGACAGCCTGTTGAACAGAATCAACTTTGCCGATCCGCAGGAGGAAGAGCCGCAGTCGACCGGCTCCCTGTTTGAAACCAACTCCGGCGGCGGGACGGACAGCGCCAACGCCGGGCTCCTGGGCGGGCTGTACCATGACGACGCCATTACCAACATTCTGCTGCTCGGCGTGGACAATTACCAGAAAAACGACACGGGCCGCAGCGACAGCATGATGCTGGTTTCAGTGGATACGCGCCATAAAAAAATCAAACTGACCTCCTTTATGCGCGACCTGTATGTCGCGATTCCCGGCGTCGGCAGCAACCGCCTGAACGCCGCCTACAGCATGAACGGCGGCGGGGTCAAGGGGGCACAGGCTGTCGTGCGCACGCTCGAATCGAATTTCGGCGTGGATATCGACCGCTATGTCATTATAGACAATGACGCTTTTAATAAAATTATCGACCGGCTCGGCGGAGTCAAGATCACGCTGACGGCGGCGGAGGCCAAGCTGGTAAACCAGTATTCGGGGGATTCCAGGCGGAATCTGAAAGCCGGCACGTTCACGCTCAGCGGGGCGCAGGCCCATTATTATTCGCGCATCCGCGCGATCGGCGACGATTTCGAGCGCACGGAGCGGCAGCGCAAGGTGTTTTCCAGCATCGTCGATTCCCTGAAGGGCTCCAGCCTGCCGACGATCTACGGCGCGCTGGCCGATACGCTGAATCTCGTGACGACAAACATGACCAAATCGGAAATTCTGGCGATGGCATCGAATTCCCTCACGTACCTGAATTATCCGATCAGCCAGGACCGGGTGCCCGCGAACGATGAGTATACGTCTGAAACCGTGATGCTGGGCGGAACGGGGGCCGATGTTCTGGTTCCCATTCTCGACAAATGCAAAAAAGACATCGCATCCTTTATTTTCGAGAGCGATATTCCCGATAAGGTCTACAACAACGCGGGCTAA
- a CDS encoding PSP1 domain-containing protein, with protein sequence MAEVIGVRFKNVGKVYYFDPAGNILKKGDKVIVETARGVECGEVAMENRQIGEEELVQPLRQLIRTATEEDLQKVEENKKKEKAAFGICLKKIAAHKLEMKLVDVEYTFDNSKILFYFTADGRVDFRELVKDLASVFRTRIELRQIGVRDEAKMLGGLGICGKPFCCATFLGGFQPVSIKMAKEQGLSLNPVKISGICGRLMCCLKYEQETYASLLRSVPGINSVVMTPKGRGVVADNNLLTETVYVRLDSSPDTPTQAFRARDVRVLKSGKNAVSKDEMEQLKTLEGN encoded by the coding sequence ATGGCCGAGGTAATTGGCGTGCGATTTAAGAACGTCGGCAAGGTCTATTATTTTGACCCGGCCGGCAACATCCTGAAAAAGGGCGACAAGGTGATCGTGGAGACCGCCCGCGGAGTGGAATGCGGGGAAGTCGCCATGGAAAACCGCCAGATCGGAGAGGAAGAGCTTGTGCAGCCCCTGCGCCAGCTTATCCGCACCGCGACGGAAGAGGACCTGCAAAAGGTCGAGGAAAACAAGAAAAAAGAAAAGGCGGCCTTTGGGATCTGTCTGAAGAAAATCGCCGCCCATAAGCTGGAAATGAAGCTGGTCGACGTGGAATACACGTTCGACAATTCGAAGATCCTGTTCTATTTTACGGCGGACGGACGCGTCGACTTTCGCGAACTGGTCAAAGACCTCGCCTCCGTTTTCCGTACCCGCATCGAACTGCGGCAGATCGGCGTGCGGGACGAGGCGAAAATGCTCGGCGGGCTCGGCATCTGCGGCAAACCGTTCTGCTGCGCGACGTTCCTCGGCGGGTTCCAGCCCGTTTCGATCAAAATGGCCAAGGAGCAGGGCCTTTCGCTGAATCCCGTGAAAATCTCCGGCATCTGCGGCAGATTGATGTGCTGCCTGAAATATGAGCAGGAGACTTACGCCAGCCTGCTGCGCAGCGTCCCCGGGATCAATTCCGTCGTCATGACGCCGAAGGGGCGCGGGGTGGTGGCGGACAACAACCTGCTGACCGAGACCGTCTATGTCCGGCTCGACTCCTCCCCGGACACCCCCACGCAGGCGTTCCGCGCCAGAGACGTCCGCGTATTGAAAAGCGGAAAAAATGCAGTCAGCAAGGACGAGATGGAGCAGCTGAAAACCCTCGAGGGGAACTAA
- the rsmI gene encoding 16S rRNA (cytidine(1402)-2'-O)-methyltransferase, with product MSGKLIVVGTPIGNLSDFSPRAREALESADFIAAEDTRVTVKLLNHFGIRKPMISYFEHNKYEKGDVICERIGAGETCVLVTDAGMPAISDPGELLVAQCAERALPVFVVPGPSAVISALAVSGLPTGRFTFEGFLSVSKKSRREHLEELKTERRTMVFYEAPHKLASTLADMAEAWGGGRRVALARELTKIHEEVIRTTLARAADRYVGETPRGEFVLVIEGAPEPKQAESSAADALKLAREYLGQGLSAPEAAKRAAAETGRRKNELYRDLTHGSGKD from the coding sequence ATGAGCGGAAAGCTGATTGTGGTCGGCACGCCGATCGGGAATCTGTCCGATTTTTCGCCGCGCGCGCGGGAGGCGCTGGAAAGCGCCGACTTTATCGCGGCGGAAGACACGCGCGTTACCGTAAAGCTGCTCAATCACTTCGGGATCAGGAAGCCGATGATCTCCTATTTTGAGCACAACAAATACGAAAAAGGAGACGTGATCTGTGAGAGGATCGGGGCCGGAGAAACCTGCGTGCTGGTGACCGACGCGGGAATGCCCGCGATTTCAGACCCCGGTGAACTGCTGGTCGCTCAGTGCGCCGAACGCGCCCTGCCCGTGTTCGTTGTCCCGGGTCCCAGCGCCGTCATTTCCGCTCTGGCGGTTTCCGGACTGCCGACCGGGCGCTTTACCTTTGAGGGTTTCCTCAGCGTTTCCAAAAAAAGCCGGCGCGAGCATCTGGAAGAGCTGAAAACGGAACGGCGCACCATGGTGTTCTACGAGGCGCCGCACAAGCTTGCCTCCACCCTTGCCGATATGGCGGAAGCCTGGGGCGGCGGGCGGCGGGTCGCGCTGGCGCGCGAATTGACGAAAATCCATGAGGAGGTCATCCGCACGACGCTGGCACGGGCGGCGGACCGTTACGTGGGGGAGACCCCCAGGGGAGAATTCGTGCTCGTGATCGAAGGCGCGCCGGAACCGAAGCAGGCGGAGTCCTCCGCCGCGGACGCGCTGAAGCTGGCGCGGGAGTATCTCGGCCAGGGGCTGTCCGCGCCGGAGGCCGCAAAGCGGGCCGCGGCGGAAACCGGGCGCAGGAAAAACGAACTTTACCGGGATCTGACGCACGGCTCCGGAAAAGACTGA
- a CDS encoding aminotransferase class I/II-fold pyridoxal phosphate-dependent enzyme, translating into MSAPLYEALVRHAALGRASFHTPGHKNNPAALPDGLSRLDLTELPDTGSLYDGGGPVERAEELASSLFGTARTCLSAGGCTLCVQAMFRLAAPHGGTVLCARNVHRSAVGAMALLGIEPVWAMPEDLVHAVDTCGADVKAVYVTSPDYYGRLLDIAAISAACRKKDLPLLVDCAHGAHLMFTEPKLHPLLRGASMTADSAHKTLGVLTGGAWLNIADSRFAKDAKEAMALFGSTSPSFPVLASLDLCRERLERNSGAFPVLQERVSQIRCLARSRGIPSPEGLCDPTRLALKTSEIGLAGIQAAERFRAAGVEPEYADRSFVIFIPTPFNTEADFLRLEQAVRRLPAGDPLPEIPSFPPLCPSVVPLREAALAETRSAPLSRAAGETAAQIACPCPPGIPVVMPGERISKEAAEFLRGTGIYEIKVIK; encoded by the coding sequence GTGTCCGCACCGCTCTATGAAGCATTGGTCCGGCACGCCGCCCTCGGGCGGGCATCCTTCCATACGCCGGGCCATAAAAACAATCCCGCCGCCCTCCCGGACGGCCTGTCCCGGCTCGATCTGACCGAGCTGCCGGATACCGGCAGCCTGTACGACGGCGGCGGTCCGGTCGAGCGGGCGGAAGAACTGGCCTCCTCCCTGTTCGGCACGGCGCGCACCTGTCTTTCCGCGGGGGGATGCACGCTGTGCGTCCAGGCGATGTTCCGCCTCGCCGCCCCGCACGGCGGAACAGTCCTCTGTGCCCGAAATGTCCACCGCAGCGCGGTCGGCGCGATGGCGCTGCTCGGGATCGAACCGGTCTGGGCGATGCCGGAGGATCTGGTCCATGCGGTGGACACCTGCGGAGCGGACGTGAAAGCCGTTTATGTCACCAGCCCGGATTATTACGGGCGGCTGCTCGACATCGCCGCGATTTCCGCGGCGTGCCGCAAAAAGGATCTTCCGCTTCTGGTTGACTGCGCGCACGGGGCGCACCTGATGTTTACCGAACCAAAGCTGCACCCGCTTCTCCGCGGCGCTTCCATGACCGCCGACTCCGCCCACAAGACGCTCGGCGTCCTGACCGGCGGAGCGTGGCTGAACATCGCGGACTCCCGCTTTGCAAAGGACGCGAAGGAGGCGATGGCCCTGTTCGGCTCCACCAGCCCTTCGTTTCCGGTTCTCGCCTCTCTCGACCTGTGCCGGGAGCGGCTGGAACGAAATTCCGGCGCCTTCCCTGTTCTGCAGGAGCGCGTGAGCCAAATCCGTTGCCTGGCCCGGTCGCGCGGGATTCCCTCGCCCGAAGGCCTCTGCGACCCGACGCGGCTGGCGCTGAAAACGTCGGAAATCGGGCTGGCCGGCATACAGGCCGCCGAGCGGTTCCGTGCCGCCGGCGTCGAGCCGGAGTATGCGGACCGCTCGTTCGTGATTTTCATCCCGACGCCGTTCAACACCGAAGCGGACTTTCTCCGGCTGGAACAGGCCGTCCGCCGGCTCCCCGCCGGGGATCCGCTTCCTGAAATTCCCTCTTTTCCGCCGCTCTGCCCTTCCGTCGTTCCCCTGCGGGAGGCGGCGCTGGCCGAAACCCGGTCTGCCCCGCTCTCCCGGGCCGCCGGAGAAACCGCCGCGCAGATCGCCTGCCCCTGTCCGCCGGGCATTCCCGTCGTCATGCCGGGCGAGCGGATTTCAAAAGAGGCGGCGGAGTTTCTGCGCGGCACTGGCATTTATGAAATAAAAGTGATAAAATAG
- a CDS encoding cyclic-di-AMP receptor — protein sequence MKLVLAIVGNDDSGMVSSALTKEGFSVTKLATTGGFLKKGNTTFIVGTEDEKVDQVISIIAGQSRRRTQLVPSTTTMDIGVYSAFPVEVTIGGSTIFVLNVDRFEKV from the coding sequence ATGAAGCTGGTATTGGCGATTGTAGGCAACGACGACAGCGGCATGGTCTCCTCGGCACTGACCAAGGAGGGCTTTTCCGTCACAAAGCTCGCGACAACGGGCGGATTCTTGAAGAAGGGCAACACAACTTTTATCGTCGGCACGGAAGATGAAAAGGTGGACCAGGTCATTTCCATCATCGCCGGCCAGAGCCGGCGCCGCACGCAGCTCGTCCCGAGTACCACCACCATGGATATCGGCGTCTACTCCGCGTTCCCGGTGGAAGTTACCATCGGCGGTTCCACGATCTTTGTGCTGAATGTGGACCGCTTTGAAAAGGTATGA
- a CDS encoding DNA polymerase III subunit, producing the protein MNFEGFSGNPEVKRSLSLAFDEGRFPHAVLLEGSPGSGTDILSGILAKAAVCLAENERPCGRCPGCVKAAAGSHPDILTLDGDGNPRVFPVDAVREIRAGAYILPNEAPRKVYRLLGVHNMAEPSQNALLKVLEEPPENVIFLLTAFSASALLPTIRSRVQIFTLEDGGGSEEGRGEAAAVARAVVAPGEAELLFQTAPLIRDRDRLRAVLAQLFLLLRDAAVLRAGGNSSLSGESGAAAYLASKLTRKSLMLLLEETGRARRALEQNANAALLVTALCAGLREAAGKS; encoded by the coding sequence TTGAATTTTGAAGGTTTTTCCGGCAATCCGGAGGTCAAGAGGAGCTTGTCCCTTGCCTTTGATGAGGGACGTTTTCCCCACGCGGTTCTTCTGGAGGGTTCTCCGGGCAGCGGAACCGACATCCTCTCCGGGATTCTTGCGAAGGCGGCTGTCTGCCTTGCGGAGAACGAACGGCCCTGCGGGCGCTGCCCCGGCTGCGTCAAGGCGGCCGCGGGCTCCCACCCGGACATCCTGACGCTGGACGGCGACGGCAATCCCCGCGTTTTTCCGGTGGACGCCGTGCGGGAGATCCGCGCCGGAGCCTACATCCTTCCAAACGAGGCGCCGAGGAAGGTTTACCGTCTCTTAGGCGTGCATAACATGGCGGAACCGTCTCAGAACGCGCTTCTAAAAGTTCTGGAAGAACCGCCCGAAAACGTGATTTTTCTTCTGACCGCCTTCAGCGCTTCCGCCCTGCTGCCGACCATCCGGTCCCGGGTGCAGATTTTTACTCTGGAAGACGGCGGGGGGAGCGAAGAGGGCCGCGGGGAAGCGGCGGCGGTCGCGCGCGCGGTCGTGGCGCCCGGCGAGGCGGAGCTGCTGTTCCAAACGGCGCCGCTCATCCGGGACCGCGACCGACTGCGCGCCGTTCTGGCACAGCTTTTTTTGCTGCTCCGCGACGCCGCCGTGCTTCGGGCGGGAGGAAACTCCAGCCTCTCCGGCGAAAGCGGCGCGGCGGCGTACCTCGCCTCCAAGCTGACCCGGAAAAGCCTGATGCTTCTTCTGGAGGAAACCGGGCGCGCCCGGCGCGCGCTGGAGCAAAATGCAAACGCGGCGCTTCTGGTCACCGCCCTGTGCGCGGGGCTGAGGGAAGCGGCCGGAAAATCATAA
- a CDS encoding AfsR/SARP family transcriptional regulator, with the protein MSLYSGKNTKISVQMFGEFSITINGKTLTNLKGRTKRVWMLIQYLIAQRNVPVPLNRLLRDIWDGRECGDPENALKNLVYRARTILGDLSGDQSQFIIFLNGTYVWNNQYECSVDSERFLEYAQKACLQKAPVEKRIRWYRKAIGLYQNGFLPKSSYGTWVILQSTRYMGLYLRCVVGLCGLLAQKDRFEEMIPVCEEALRLFPYEEPVHILLLQAYSNTGCEGKAFDHYDRTVKLFYQEFGVNLSGLFKPCVSRISDSSRPQTDLESIHSDLQEKTKIKGAFYCDYDMFKYLYRSQVRMMPRTGLSIFLILFTMNGRDGGMPEPEVLRAASEKLKNAILTGMRRGDTVASCSATQYIAMLQTVTSETAQGVVQRVMRKFRFDYRRDAVRVSTKITSIME; encoded by the coding sequence ATGAGTTTGTATTCCGGGAAAAATACTAAAATCAGCGTCCAGATGTTTGGCGAATTTTCAATTACCATTAACGGAAAAACTCTGACAAATCTGAAAGGGCGTACCAAGAGGGTCTGGATGCTGATTCAATATCTCATTGCGCAGCGCAATGTTCCCGTGCCGCTGAACCGGCTTCTCCGGGATATCTGGGACGGGCGCGAGTGCGGGGACCCGGAAAATGCCCTGAAGAACCTCGTTTACCGGGCGCGCACGATTCTGGGGGACTTGTCCGGCGACCAGTCCCAATTTATTATTTTTTTAAACGGGACCTACGTATGGAACAACCAGTATGAATGCAGTGTGGATTCCGAGCGGTTCCTTGAATACGCTCAAAAAGCCTGTTTGCAAAAAGCCCCGGTTGAAAAGCGGATCCGATGGTACAGGAAGGCGATCGGGCTTTATCAGAACGGCTTTTTGCCGAAATCTTCCTATGGAACCTGGGTGATTTTGCAGAGTACGCGCTATATGGGACTGTATCTCCGCTGTGTTGTCGGCCTTTGCGGCCTGCTGGCGCAAAAGGACCGCTTTGAGGAGATGATCCCGGTCTGCGAAGAAGCGCTCCGCCTGTTCCCCTATGAGGAGCCGGTCCATATTCTGCTGCTGCAGGCTTATTCAAACACGGGCTGCGAGGGGAAGGCGTTCGACCACTACGACCGCACTGTGAAGCTGTTCTACCAGGAATTCGGGGTCAATCTCAGCGGCCTTTTTAAACCGTGCGTCAGCCGGATATCGGACAGCAGCCGGCCGCAGACGGATCTGGAAAGCATCCACAGCGACCTTCAGGAGAAGACAAAAATCAAAGGGGCTTTTTACTGTGATTACGATATGTTTAAATATCTGTATCGGTCCCAGGTCCGGATGATGCCGCGCACCGGCCTTTCCATATTCCTGATTCTGTTTACGATGAACGGCAGGGACGGCGGCATGCCGGAGCCGGAAGTCCTCAGGGCCGCCTCTGAAAAGCTCAAAAATGCCATTCTGACCGGAATGAGAAGAGGGGACACGGTGGCCTCCTGCAGTGCGACGCAGTATATTGCCATGCTGCAGACCGTCACGTCGGAAACCGCGCAGGGTGTCGTGCAGCGGGTGATGCGCAAATTCAGGTTTGATTACCGGCGTGATGCCGTTCGTGTGAGCACTAAGATCACTTCCATCATGGAATAG
- a CDS encoding DUF362 domain-containing protein has translation MAYVISDDCISCGACAGECPVEAISEGDGKFVIDPEKCTECGSCAEVCPVGAPKPEN, from the coding sequence ATGGCATATGTTATCAGTGATGATTGCATTTCCTGTGGTGCCTGCGCCGGTGAATGCCCGGTGGAAGCAATTTCGGAAGGCGATGGCAAATTCGTGATTGATCCGGAAAAATGCACGGAGTGCGGATCCTGCGCGGAGGTCTGCCCCGTCGGTGCGCCGAAACCGGAAAACTGA
- a CDS encoding chloride channel protein, translating to MSVKEYAKQTVAKAANIIRGDSARHGEWKHQLNEFAVCQCGSPRDMISILGSFFKWSIISILIGAVAGGVGTLFYFCIRYVTMLRTTYGWLIWFLPLGGLAIVFLYHMGKITQPKGTDLVIEAVRSPEPIPTMMAPLIFIATAITHLFGGSAGREGAALQLGGSLGYRIGSLFRLDEKDLHVVTMCGMAACFSALFGTPLTSTLLVMEVITVGVMYYSALVPCIVASIVAAGISRSFHAIPTQFTVTGTPDIGVLPLLQVALLGILCALVSILFCFVMHGTGLLCKKWIPNQYMRAAAGGGLLIFLSLVFGRDYLGMGSDVIAAAFLQSSRPEAFLLKLLFTAVTLGAGFRGGEIVPAFFVGATFGSFTGSLIGLNPSFGASVGFMAVFCGVTNCPLTSFVLSVEVFGEKGIIYYLLAAGISYMLSGYSSLYSQQKILYAKDKSLYIGGE from the coding sequence ATGAGTGTAAAGGAATACGCGAAACAGACCGTTGCGAAAGCGGCAAATATCATCCGTGGAGATTCCGCCCGGCACGGGGAGTGGAAACACCAGTTAAACGAATTTGCTGTCTGTCAGTGCGGAAGCCCGCGGGACATGATCTCCATCCTCGGGTCTTTTTTCAAGTGGAGCATCATCTCCATACTGATTGGCGCCGTGGCTGGCGGGGTAGGCACTCTGTTCTATTTCTGCATCCGGTATGTTACGATGCTGCGCACCACTTACGGATGGCTGATCTGGTTTCTTCCACTGGGCGGTCTGGCCATCGTGTTTCTCTATCACATGGGCAAAATCACGCAGCCAAAGGGAACGGATCTGGTGATCGAAGCGGTGCGGTCACCGGAACCGATCCCCACCATGATGGCGCCGCTGATTTTTATCGCAACCGCAATTACGCACCTGTTCGGCGGTTCGGCGGGCCGCGAGGGAGCCGCCCTTCAGCTTGGCGGCAGCCTTGGTTACCGGATCGGGAGCCTGTTCCGCCTTGATGAAAAAGATCTGCACGTGGTTACCATGTGCGGCATGGCCGCCTGTTTTTCCGCCCTGTTCGGGACGCCGCTGACCTCCACTCTGCTGGTAATGGAAGTGATAACGGTCGGCGTCATGTATTATTCCGCTCTTGTTCCCTGCATCGTCGCCTCTATTGTCGCGGCGGGCATCTCCCGGTCGTTTCATGCGATTCCCACGCAGTTCACCGTCACCGGAACGCCCGATATCGGCGTCTTGCCGCTCCTGCAGGTGGCGCTGCTGGGAATCCTGTGCGCGCTGGTCAGCATCCTTTTCTGCTTTGTAATGCATGGCACTGGCCTGCTCTGCAAAAAATGGATTCCGAACCAATACATGCGTGCTGCGGCCGGCGGGGGCTTGCTCATTTTCCTCTCCCTGGTGTTCGGCCGGGATTACCTGGGCATGGGCAGCGACGTAATTGCCGCGGCCTTCCTGCAAAGCTCACGGCCGGAAGCGTTTTTGCTGAAACTTCTCTTCACTGCCGTGACGCTCGGCGCGGGGTTCCGCGGCGGCGAAATTGTTCCCGCTTTCTTTGTCGGGGCTACGTTTGGCTCCTTCACCGGCAGCCTGATCGGATTGAACCCTTCCTTTGGGGCGTCCGTTGGCTTTATGGCGGTATTCTGCGGGGTGACAAACTGTCCTTTGACCTCGTTTGTCCTCAGCGTCGAGGTTTTCGGTGAAAAGGGAATCATCTACTATCTTCTCGCCGCCGGAATCAGCTACATGCTCTCCGGGTATTCCAGCCTATACAGCCAGCAGAAAATCCTGTACGCAAAAGACAAATCCCTTTATATCGGCGGCGAATAA
- the nrdG gene encoding anaerobic ribonucleoside-triphosphate reductase activating protein, producing MASELNVCGVEPESIVDGRGIRFVVFVQGCPHRCPGCHNPQSHPFEGGTVMNTDDLFRRIRENPLLRGVTFSGGEPFCQPGPLAELASLVHSAGLDVTTYSGYRYEELLAMRDPEVKDLLDRTDVLVDGPFLQEQKDLTLLFRGSRNQRVIDLNESRRLHQLVLEKLEEN from the coding sequence ATGGCATCTGAACTGAACGTTTGCGGCGTTGAGCCGGAATCCATCGTGGACGGCAGGGGCATCCGGTTCGTCGTGTTCGTGCAGGGGTGTCCGCACCGCTGCCCGGGCTGCCACAATCCCCAGTCCCACCCGTTTGAGGGCGGAACCGTGATGAATACGGACGATCTTTTCCGCCGGATCCGCGAAAATCCGCTGCTCAGGGGCGTTACCTTCAGCGGCGGCGAACCGTTCTGCCAGCCGGGCCCGCTGGCGGAGCTGGCTTCCCTTGTGCATTCCGCCGGGCTGGATGTGACCACCTACTCCGGGTATCGGTACGAGGAGCTTCTGGCGATGCGTGACCCTGAGGTCAAGGACCTTCTTGACCGGACGGACGTGCTGGTGGACGGCCCGTTTCTGCAGGAGCAGAAGGATCTGACGCTGCTGTTTCGCGGCAGCCGGAACCAGCGGGTGATCGATTTAAACGAAAGCAGACGTCTCCATCAGCTCGTTTTGGAGAAACTGGAAGAAAATTAA
- the yfbR gene encoding 5'-deoxynucleotidase: MFHFFAVLSRMKNINRWGLMRNTRQENLCEHSFETAVIAHALAVLRNTRFDGNADPGRAAALALFHDAPEIITGDMPTPVKYFSPKIRSAYREVESVARERLLGFLPEDLQGVYRPLLGETAEPGDAELLKLVRAADKISAVIKCVEEKRMGNTEFCQAETALRNSVRELRLPEADCFMEEFLPSFSLTLDEQE; this comes from the coding sequence GTGTTCCATTTTTTCGCCGTGCTGTCGCGCATGAAAAATATCAACCGCTGGGGCCTGATGCGAAACACCCGGCAGGAAAACCTGTGCGAGCACAGCTTTGAGACCGCCGTCATCGCGCACGCGCTTGCCGTCCTGCGCAACACCCGCTTCGACGGAAACGCCGACCCGGGCCGCGCCGCCGCGCTCGCCCTGTTCCACGACGCGCCGGAGATCATCACGGGGGACATGCCGACTCCCGTCAAATATTTCAGCCCGAAAATCCGCTCCGCCTACCGGGAGGTGGAATCCGTCGCGCGGGAGCGCCTGCTCGGCTTCCTGCCGGAGGACCTGCAGGGCGTGTACCGCCCGCTTCTGGGAGAAACCGCGGAACCCGGCGACGCGGAGCTGCTGAAGCTGGTCCGCGCGGCGGACAAGATCTCCGCGGTCATCAAGTGCGTGGAGGAAAAACGGATGGGAAACACGGAGTTCTGCCAGGCGGAAACGGCCCTTCGCAATTCGGTCAGGGAACTGCGTTTGCCGGAGGCGGACTGCTTCATGGAAGAATTCCTGCCCTCGTTCAGCCTGACGCTGGACGAACAGGAATAA